The following proteins come from a genomic window of Deltaproteobacteria bacterium:
- a CDS encoding YHS domain-containing protein, giving the protein MEISSDRAVAEVEYKGKTYYFCGKGEKETFLRDPEKYLKGETGPENDPAQ; this is encoded by the coding sequence ATGGAGATTTCCAGTGACCGTGCGGTCGCTGAAGTGGAATATAAAGGCAAGACCTATTATTTTTGCGGAAAAGGGGAAAAAGAGACCTTTCTGAGAGATCCGGAGAAATATCTGAAGGGAGAAACCGGGCCGGAAAACGATCCGGCTCAATAG